The sequence TAGTGAGTCCCCCCCGCACGGGGCACCTgacctctgtgcctcagtttccctgtctttAAAGCATGGGAGTGACCCTGTGTGCTCGCTGGTGGGTTCCCATCGCACATCCTGCTCTTCCTCGTAGGTCAACGGGCAGGCTCTCAGCAAGGCTTTCGCGCCCCAGACCAAGCCCTGGATAGCcctggccagggccctgggcacGGTGCTGCGCACGGTGGGCAAGAAAGCGCAGGGCAGCGTGCAGGTCTGCACCCTGGGTGAGTTGGGCACGTTGTGCCCCGTTGTGCCCCGGGCCCGGGCCCAGGGACCCCAGTGGGTGGAGGGCAAACAGGGGAGCGGGGGGACCCGCTGGGCTGAGCgggtgggaggagggatgggtGGGCGAGAGGGTGGTTGGAtggtggcggggggaggctggtgggaggATGGAGGTGTTGGGGGTACGGGTGGGTATACAGATGGGTGCACAGATGGGAGGGAGGATGGGAGTAGGGATGGTTgtatgggtgggtgggtggaaggAACAACTTCAggctgctctggcatggggttgACCTCTCTGCCGCTGGCCCATccaccccctgcctcctccctgcaccccagggacaCCCCTGCAGGAGGCCGGAAGCTACCTGGCGCCCGCCGTGGCCGCGGGCATGCTGGCCGGCGGGGCGCAGAAGGAGGTGACCCTGGTGAACGCCCAGCTGCTGGCCCAGGAGGCTGGGCTGAAGGTGCGTGGACACCCGGGGCTCCACACGTCAGCCTGGTGcacccagaccccatccttcccTGCCAAGCAGCACAAGCCCGGGGTCACCCTGTGGGGCTACTAATGCACCTCTCAGGCTGGGGGGACATCCCCTGAGGTGGCCTCTGAGGACATCCCTTCCCCGCGCCCTGCCACGTGCAGCACCTGGGTGCTGAGCGTCCGTATCTCTCCGGCAGGTCACGACCACCCACAGCGACGTGGCCCCCGAGCCCGATGGCGGCACCGGCTTGCTGCAGGTGGCCCTGCAGGGCACCCCGTACCGGGCGACGGGGACGGTGCAGGGCAGTGCCCCGGTCCTGCGGGAGCTCAATGGGGCCACCTTCAAGCAGCCGGCCCCGCTGGCCGGCCCCGTCCTCATCTACAGAGCCAAAGCCTCCGAGCCCAGCGCGCTGCCCACGCTTGCTGGTGAGCTCCCCGTGTTGCccccgagcagggtgggggcagcctgggggggACCCTGCATCCACCCCAGAGCTGacccccagctgcagcagggagggggcagaTGTTGCATGGAGAGACAGGGATGAGGGGGCTTGGGCAGAGGGTTGGGGGCTCGGAGCAAAGGACTTGGGGTGAGGGAAAGAAATGGCATCGTGGACCTTTTGAGGGGAGTTGGAGCGGGCAGAGCCCTGCTACCTGCCgggtgctggggtggtgggacagcctgcagccccctgacccctctgctcctttccagggatgctggggaaggtgggggtCCAGCTCCAGTCCTACCACAGCTCTGCCATCGTGGCGGGGGAGCAGTGGAGCCTGGTGGGGCTCTCGGCCCCCCTGTCCGACCTTGGCGAGCTGAAGCCGCGCGTCACGGAGGTCTTCCAGCTCCACCTGTAGTCCCCGAGCACCGGCAAGGACTCTCCCCATGGCTGCAGCACCTggacctccctcccttcctcccctgcccccgccccggccaagTTGTGGGAGCATCACACGTGGCCACCCCCGACCCCCATGCTGGGCTTTGGGGTGGCCCCGTGCTCAATAAAGGGTCCAGGAGGAGAGAACGTCTGATGCCTTTTCCGTGCGGTCCCTGACCCCAAAGCTCCTGCAGGCtccgtcccccccagcccagcccctcctgcccgcccTGGCCCCGCTGCTGTTTGCTCAAGGGTGCAAAGGCCTCCACGGCCACTGTGGCCTCACCGAGGTCCTGTCTGGCCGCGGTCCCGTGCTGGGGCATGGCCCAGAGAGCAGGCAATGCTCCAAGGGGGGCTGAGCCCTCCCGTGAGCCCCCGCATCgcctgccgcctcctcccgcccgccTGGGTTTTTCCATGGGGATCTTTCCATTTACCGGCCTCACAGGGAAAACGGCATCTTACCACCCCCCACACCGGAGACCAGCGAGTTGGGGTTTACTTGGCTCCCCCCAAAACGTCAGGGCACGCTGCCATCCTGGGGGAATGGGGGGGTTATTGAGGCATGCATCCAAAGGGGCAGGCGGCTGCATGGGGTGCCCATGGGATAAAGCCTGTCAGGGACCATGATCCAGCCCCGCGGTGGTTGAGGGAAGGgcgctggggtgggaggggaccaCTCGTGACCAGGAGCCAGATCTGGGCTGCTGCCCCCTCTCATCCACCTGTTTATTCCCCCCGGCGCCGCCAGGGTGTATGCGGAAAATGCCACCATCTCCGCCAGCTCCAGGGCCTGAGGTGCTGCCGGCTGCTTCTCGGCCATCCGAGGTGAGGTTTCCCGCAGAGGCCAGCCCCGGATTTGGGGGGTGAGCAGGGATGCCAGTGGGGAGGAGAGCATCCCCCTCCCGGGGCTCACCACTCCGGTCCTCCCCCGCTCCCTAGATGGGCTTCCTGGCATATTCCCGGCGGTACTTGGCATCCACTCGCGTCAGGTACCAGGTGCCGGGGAAGAGATCCGCCTGGGAGCCGTGAGGAGCGTGGTCggctgcggggagaggggggtgTGATGCTCAGCGTGGGCCACCAGTGGGGGAGGCATCgtgtccccccgtccccgctcACCCAAGTGATGGGTCTCCTCCCGCCGCTTCATGATCTCGGCGAAGTCCTGGGGGGCCACGCGCTTGCGGGCGTCCAGGCGAGCCGGCAGGTCGGCCAGGCTGGAGACCAGCTTATCCAGGGGCGAACCTGttggcagggaccccccccccccaccatgagGTGAGACGGCACTGCCGGTGGTCCtagccctgcagccccacgccgCCCTCTCCTCCTGGTCCCCCTCTCCCGCGGGGCTCACCGGGGGATGCATCCTGCGAGACGCGGAGGGAGAACATGCTGGCGGCCAGCCCCGAGCCGTAGGAGAAGGCGCCGATCCGGGAGCCGGCCAGGTCCCGCGCCGAGGATCTGCAGGGAGGGATTAGAGGGGTTCGAAGGGACTGGGGGGAGGATGGTGTGCGGGGGTTTCGGGGCGGTGTAAGGGTCTGCCTCCCGCCCTCTTCACAGACAGAGGAGCGTCCTGGGGCTTGGGGCTGGATTAAATGGCAACTCATGGCCACGCGGCCAAGAAGTCGTTCAGCAGCAGCCGCCCCACCGACCTCCGCACCAGCTTGCAGAAGGGCGTGTGGAAGATGATGAAGTCGTCGAGGGTGATGGGGAtgcctgtggggggggggggtcagggccaGGGAGCACCAGGGCTTGCCCAAGGAGGGGCGGTGGGATGAGGTTTTTTTGTCCCCTCCTGGTGCCTGGCCGTTCCCGTGGCTCCTTTGCCACCACCGGCGGCAGGGGACAGCCATTCTCCAGGGCATGACACGGGGGTTTTCTTCTTCCCGGCGCTGACAGAAGGGCTCCAGCCAACCGGGATGAAaaggctggctgggaggcagcgcgGGGTGGGAGGTGAGCGTGCTGGGGGTTACGTGCGATGAAAGCGTCCggcctctgctgcagcagaagggggATGAGTGCTGGTGCCTGCCCCCAGAGCCATGGACTGCCCTCCCCAAAACGAGCccgtcccccatccccagccagaTTTTGCGTGGACTCACTGTGCcaggagggaggccaggcagcCGTACATGGACGGCGTGTACATGTTGCCGTtgcgggaggagaggagcagggagggcttGGTCTTCTGGTTGAAGATCTCCTGGCTGGCCGTCTGGAACGCCTTCTCCACCTCCTTGCTGGTGTAGGTGTCCTCCAGCTTCAGGTCGCTGCGTGGAGAGAGGCTGTCTCAAACCCCACATGGGCATGTCCCCGGCCGGGTTGGGAGGGACGGGGGACACAGCTTGGGGACCCACCGAAAGGGCTGCAGGCCCTTGTAGAGGCCGGCGGCCGTATCAGGGTTGGGGGTGGCCAAGAAGTCGTTCAGCAGCAGCCGCCCCACCGACTTCTGCACCAGCTTGCAGAAGGGCGTGTGGAAGATGATGAACTTGAAGTCGTCGAGGGTGAAGGGCCGCTGGATGCCAGCTGGAAGGCAACGGGGGGCTGTTGGCATCTGGTGGGGTGGCAATGGGCGCCCCAGGGGTGCCACCACTTACCCTGCTGCCACTGGCTCTCTGCCTTGCGGCGGTACACGGCGTAGCAGCGGTCCAGTGCCCGCAGGTAGCACTGGATGGAGAGCTGCCCATCCACCACTGGGTACTCAGAGGCCAGGTCCGGCTTGTAGAAGTCATAGGCGTGCTCCATGTGGGTTCCCCGCAGGCCTGGGGGCACAGGGAGAGATGGCTGTCGgggtagggggtggggggggggggatcgcAGCTGGATGGCAAGCACTCTGGCATGCCAGCCCTGGCGTCTGCTAGCCTCCCTGAGTCACTCTGCGGTGCCCACATGGATGTGGCCACCCAGCATCCTGGGGTGGCCAGCACCCGGAGCCACTGGGGCTGGTAGAGCAGGTGCTGCcagagctgagcagctctgcccagggcagggacacggagGCATGGCCCCAGGGACAGGGCCCGTCAGCTCACCATCCCCAGGGTCTCGCGACACCGACCTCTCTCCAGCACCAGCGGAGCGTTGGGTCCCACCAGCATGGCGATGGCACCGGCACCTCCTGTGGGCCGCGCATTCCCCGTGGCGTAGACGGCGATGTCCCCACACACCACCACAGCGTAGCGACCTGGGGGAGGACAGAGGGGTCGGCAGGGCTGTCAGCGGGTGGGACCCTCCATCCCGTGGCCCTGGTGTGCTCCCATCCCCACACTGCTGGGTGTCACAGCCAAGGCGGGCAAGGAACGGGGCTGATGGAGAGAGCCTGGAAGGGCAGCAGCTCCCTTTGAGACTTGCCAGAGCATCTTTGACGTTTCAGACCACCTCCTAcctccttcccccatcccatAGCACCCACCCCATGTCCAGCCCCTCCGTCCTCGCGGCATGGTCCCTGCCCACACCCACCATCCCAGGCGCTGGACTCCACCCAGGCGGCCGCGTTGAAGAGCGAGGCCGTGCCCCCGTAGCAGGCGTTGGTGGTGTCGATGCCCTCCACGTCTGTGTTGCCCGAGTCACGGAAGAGCTGCATGAGGA is a genomic window of Rissa tridactyla isolate bRisTri1 chromosome 8, bRisTri1.patW.cur.20221130, whole genome shotgun sequence containing:
- the HMGCS2 gene encoding hydroxymethylglutaryl-CoA synthase, mitochondrial yields the protein MLRLVSRAARCWGARRVPPGPERAPWGAQHPMAVQRACLSSAAGTGTWPKDVGILALEVYFPAQYVEQEELERYDGVEAGKYTRGLGQRQMGFCAAHEDINSLCLTVVQRLVERGRLSWDSIGRLEVGTETVIDKSKAVKTVLMQLFRDSGNTDVEGIDTTNACYGGTASLFNAAAWVESSAWDGRYAVVVCGDIAVYATGNARPTGGAGAIAMLVGPNAPLVLERGLRGTHMEHAYDFYKPDLASEYPVVDGQLSIQCYLRALDRCYAVYRRKAESQWQQAGIQRPFTLDDFKFIIFHTPFCKLVQKSVGRLLLNDFLATPNPDTAAGLYKGLQPFRDLKLEDTYTSKEVEKAFQTASQEIFNQKTKPSLLLSSRNGNMYTPSMYGCLASLLAQSSARDLAGSRIGAFSYGSGLAASMFSLRVSQDASPGSPLDKLVSSLADLPARLDARKRVAPQDFAEIMKRREETHHLADHAPHGSQADLFPGTWYLTRVDAKYRREYARKPI